In one window of Haloimpatiens sp. FM7315 DNA:
- a CDS encoding SMR family transporter has translation MITLILISVFLGAFGQILVKIGAPNLQLNFSGINIFYSILDIIKNLPVMMGIISYGLSFLLWIKVLSKVELSYAYPMVSLGYVIVMIFSYFFFKENISFMRIAGTAFIIVGVILIARS, from the coding sequence ATGATAACTCTTATATTAATTTCTGTATTTTTAGGAGCCTTTGGTCAAATACTTGTGAAAATTGGAGCTCCCAATCTACAGCTTAATTTTTCTGGAATAAATATATTCTATAGTATTCTAGATATCATTAAAAATCTACCTGTTATGATGGGAATAATATCCTATGGACTTAGCTTTTTATTATGGATAAAAGTTTTAAGCAAAGTTGAGTTAAGCTATGCTTATCCTATGGTGAGTCTTGGATATGTTATTGTAATGATATTTTCATATTTCTTTTTTAAAGAAAATATTAGTTTTATGCGAATAGCCGGTACTGCATTTATTATTGTTGGAGTTATATTAATCGCTAGAAGTTAA
- a CDS encoding ClpP family protease: MCNEEKKKEINNERENIKEFGVSKISEQLDHIKILPIIGQIEGHMMLPPQTKATKYEHVIPQLIDAERDKNTEGILIILNTVGGDVEAGLAISEMIRSLSKPTVSLVIGGGHSIGVPLATSAKYSFISPSATMIIHPIRMNGLVIGVPQTFEYFNKMQERISEFIIRTSKIKKDTLNKLMLATDELLNDMGTILIGKQAVEYGLIDEVGGISNALSKLNNMINKSQDHR; the protein is encoded by the coding sequence ATGTGTAATGAGGAAAAGAAAAAAGAAATAAATAATGAGCGAGAAAATATTAAGGAATTTGGTGTATCTAAAATTTCCGAGCAATTAGATCATATAAAGATATTGCCCATTATTGGTCAAATTGAGGGGCATATGATGTTACCACCTCAAACCAAGGCTACTAAGTATGAACATGTAATACCACAATTAATTGACGCTGAAAGAGATAAAAATACAGAGGGAATACTAATTATATTAAATACAGTTGGTGGCGATGTTGAGGCTGGACTTGCAATTTCTGAAATGATAAGGAGTCTTTCTAAACCTACTGTATCTTTAGTTATTGGTGGAGGCCACTCAATTGGAGTTCCTTTAGCTACATCGGCAAAGTATTCTTTTATATCGCCTTCAGCTACTATGATAATTCATCCTATTAGAATGAATGGGTTAGTTATAGGAGTTCCTCAAACTTTTGAATACTTCAATAAAATGCAGGAGCGAATATCAGAATTTATAATTAGAACCTCAAAAATAAAAAAAGACACATTAAATAAACTTATGTTAGCTACAGATGAACTTTTAAATGATATGGGGACTATATTGATTGGAAAACAAGCAGTAGAATATGGACTTATTGATGAGGTTGGTGGAATAAGTAACGCTTTATCTAAGCTAAATAATATGATTAATAAATCGCAAGACCATAGGTAA
- the rimO gene encoding 30S ribosomal protein S12 methylthiotransferase RimO encodes MTEYKVGLVSLGCDKNRIDSEIMLKKLSSKYEIVNDPKLADIIIVNTCGFIEEAKQEAINTILEMSKYKDCNCKVLVATGCLTQRYGKDLIDLIPEIDLIFGVNNYDNLIESIDEFLRNKEKHCYCEYSNSIINEGERVLTTPKHTAYLRIAEGCSNYCSYCIIPYIRGNYRSRNMDNILKEAERLSQSGVRELILVAQDTTKYGVDIYGENKIHELVNKISKIENIKWIKILYCYPEQIKIDLIKEMANNAKVCNYLDIPLQHISNNVLKNMKRRTRKEEIINTIQLIRNEIPNIVLRTSIIVGFPGETQEDFIELKEFIKDTKFDKLGVFKYSKEEGTLASKMDNQVDDIIKEARLEELMTEQQKISQSINKGKIGRTYEVLIEGFKDGYWYGRNYEMIPEIDGLIWFKCDRILKVGEFINIKIIEALEYDLIGVVCHESC; translated from the coding sequence GTGACAGAGTATAAAGTTGGCTTAGTTAGCTTAGGCTGCGATAAAAACAGAATTGATTCGGAAATTATGTTAAAAAAATTAAGTAGTAAATATGAAATTGTAAATGATCCTAAGTTGGCTGACATAATAATTGTTAATACCTGTGGATTTATTGAAGAAGCAAAACAGGAAGCTATAAACACTATACTAGAAATGTCCAAATATAAGGATTGTAACTGTAAAGTGTTAGTGGCTACTGGTTGTTTAACTCAAAGATATGGAAAAGATTTAATTGATTTAATTCCTGAAATTGATTTAATATTTGGTGTAAATAATTATGACAATTTAATTGAATCAATAGATGAATTTTTACGTAACAAGGAAAAACATTGTTACTGCGAATATAGTAATTCAATAATAAATGAAGGTGAAAGAGTTTTAACTACTCCAAAGCATACAGCATACTTAAGAATTGCAGAAGGGTGTAGTAATTATTGTTCCTATTGCATTATTCCATACATAAGAGGAAATTATAGAAGCAGAAATATGGATAATATTCTTAAAGAAGCCGAGAGATTATCTCAAAGTGGAGTTAGGGAATTAATTTTAGTAGCACAAGATACTACAAAATATGGAGTGGATATTTACGGAGAAAATAAAATACATGAACTAGTTAATAAAATTTCAAAAATAGAAAATATTAAATGGATAAAAATATTATATTGCTATCCTGAACAAATAAAAATAGATCTTATAAAAGAAATGGCTAATAATGCAAAAGTATGTAATTATCTTGATATTCCACTTCAGCATATAAGCAATAATGTGCTTAAAAATATGAAGCGTAGGACAAGAAAAGAAGAAATAATTAATACAATACAACTGATTAGGAACGAAATACCTAATATAGTACTTCGAACTTCAATAATAGTAGGCTTTCCAGGAGAGACTCAAGAGGATTTTATTGAGTTAAAAGAATTTATAAAAGATACAAAGTTTGATAAATTAGGAGTGTTTAAATATTCTAAAGAAGAAGGTACTTTAGCCTCAAAAATGGATAACCAAGTTGATGATATAATAAAAGAAGCAAGGCTTGAAGAATTAATGACTGAGCAGCAAAAGATATCACAATCTATTAACAAAGGTAAAATAGGAAGAACATATGAAGTTTTAATCGAAGGATTTAAAGATGGTTATTGGTATGGAAGAAATTATGAAATGATTCCTGAAATTGATGGATTAATATGGTTTAAATGTGATAGAATATTAAAAGTAGGAGAGTTTATAAATATAAAAATTATAGAAGCTTTAGAATATGATTTAATAGGAGTTGTATGTCATGAATCTTGCTAA
- a CDS encoding pyridoxal phosphate-dependent aminotransferase yields the protein MDLSKKAKQIAPSLTLEITAKAKKMKSEGIDIIGFGAGEPDFNTPDNIQMEAIKAIKDGKTKYTAVSGITELKNAIKDKFVKENNLFYNQDQIIVSTGAKQCLANAFQAILNPEDEVLIPVPYWVSYPELVKLADGKPVFIKTNEKNKFKYTLEDLNRAVTSKTKAIIINSPNNPTGTVYTKEELQMLADFSKKHDLIIIADEIYEKLIYGNDKHISIGSLSKDAYDRTIVINGVSKSYAMTGWRIGYAAASKEIIKLMTNVQSHMTSNPNSIAQYAAVEALEGNQEDVKKMIVEFKKRRDYMVDAINEINNLSCIKPAGAFYVMLNISGVINKTINGKNIKNSLDFANLLLEEEKVAVIPGIAFGADEYVRLSYATSMNNIVEGLKRIKKFVSLLD from the coding sequence ATGGATTTATCAAAAAAAGCCAAACAAATAGCACCCTCTTTAACTTTAGAAATAACAGCTAAAGCTAAAAAAATGAAATCTGAAGGAATTGATATAATAGGTTTTGGTGCTGGGGAACCAGATTTCAATACACCAGATAATATACAAATGGAAGCAATAAAGGCAATAAAAGATGGAAAAACAAAATATACAGCAGTTTCAGGAATTACAGAATTAAAAAATGCCATTAAGGATAAATTTGTAAAAGAGAATAATCTATTTTATAATCAAGACCAAATAATAGTATCTACAGGAGCTAAGCAATGTTTGGCTAATGCATTTCAGGCAATTCTAAATCCAGAGGATGAGGTTTTAATACCAGTACCCTATTGGGTAAGTTATCCTGAACTTGTTAAATTAGCTGACGGCAAACCTGTATTTATAAAGACTAATGAAAAGAATAAATTTAAATATACTTTAGAAGATCTTAATAGAGCGGTAACAAGTAAAACTAAAGCAATAATAATAAACAGTCCCAATAATCCCACTGGAACTGTTTATACAAAAGAAGAACTACAAATGTTAGCTGATTTTTCAAAAAAACATGATCTTATTATAATTGCAGATGAAATATATGAAAAATTAATTTATGGCAATGATAAACACATTAGTATAGGCAGTTTAAGTAAAGATGCTTATGACAGAACAATTGTTATTAATGGTGTCTCTAAGTCCTATGCTATGACGGGTTGGAGAATCGGTTATGCTGCAGCTAGTAAAGAAATCATAAAGTTAATGACAAATGTACAAAGCCATATGACATCTAATCCTAATTCTATAGCACAGTATGCAGCTGTAGAAGCCTTAGAAGGAAATCAAGAAGATGTCAAAAAGATGATAGTAGAATTTAAGAAGAGAAGAGATTATATGGTTGATGCTATAAATGAAATTAATAATTTAAGTTGCATTAAACCAGCAGGTGCTTTTTATGTTATGCTTAACATATCTGGTGTTATAAATAAAACTATTAATGGTAAAAATATAAAAAATTCCTTAGATTTTGCTAATTTATTATTAGAAGAAGAAAAAGTTGCAGTAATTCCAGGAATAGCCTTTGGAGCTGATGAATATGTAAGGCTATCTTATGCAACTTCTATGAATAATATTGTTGAGGGATTAAAAAGAATTAAAAAATTTGTTTCTTTGTTAGATTAA
- the dapG gene encoding aspartate kinase, translated as MNIIVQKFGGTSVSTHEKRMLVIEKIVKAKKQGYLPVVVVSAMGRKGEPYATDTLISLIDKDFKIENPQAADLLMSCGEIISTVVMSNELNNKNILSVPLTGGQAGIITDNNFGNAELKETKIQNLMDILKEGKIPIVAGFQGLSEKGYITTLGRGASDLTAAILGVALNAEKVEIYTDVDGIMTADPRMVSKASLIKQISYNEVFQFADQGAKVIHPRAVEVAMKGNIPLVIKNTLSDSEGTIIDNLGSMQGENVITGITSLDNRVQVKVRINRENNYNDIFSVLAHNSISIDLINIFPKETIFTIDKEDRIKFDEIMNAFKLTCEYVEACSKIAIIGSRMKGMPGVMARILKALTKEDIEVLQTADSHMTIWCLVESKNCIKAINALHKEFKLG; from the coding sequence ATGAATATAATAGTTCAAAAATTTGGAGGTACTTCTGTATCTACTCATGAAAAAAGAATGTTAGTTATAGAAAAAATAGTAAAAGCTAAAAAACAAGGATATTTACCAGTTGTTGTGGTGTCTGCTATGGGTAGAAAAGGTGAACCTTATGCTACAGATACATTGATTTCATTAATTGATAAAGATTTTAAAATTGAAAATCCTCAAGCTGCAGATTTACTTATGAGCTGTGGTGAAATTATAAGCACTGTAGTTATGAGTAATGAATTAAACAATAAAAATATTTTATCTGTTCCATTGACAGGTGGCCAAGCAGGAATTATTACGGACAATAACTTTGGAAATGCAGAGTTGAAAGAAACTAAAATTCAAAACCTAATGGATATATTAAAAGAAGGAAAAATTCCTATTGTAGCGGGATTTCAAGGCTTAAGTGAAAAAGGATATATTACAACTTTAGGTAGAGGTGCAAGTGATTTAACTGCAGCTATTTTAGGTGTAGCTTTAAATGCTGAGAAAGTTGAAATATACACGGATGTTGATGGTATTATGACAGCAGATCCTAGAATGGTTTCAAAAGCTTCATTGATTAAGCAAATAAGTTATAATGAGGTATTCCAATTTGCAGATCAAGGAGCTAAAGTTATACACCCAAGGGCAGTAGAAGTTGCAATGAAAGGTAATATACCTTTAGTAATAAAAAATACTTTAAGTGATAGTGAAGGAACAATAATAGATAATCTAGGTAGTATGCAAGGAGAGAATGTTATTACTGGAATTACTTCTCTTGATAACAGGGTTCAAGTTAAAGTTAGAATTAATAGAGAAAATAATTATAATGATATATTTAGTGTCTTAGCTCATAATTCAATAAGCATTGATCTTATAAACATATTTCCAAAGGAAACTATATTCACAATTGACAAAGAAGATAGAATAAAATTTGATGAAATTATGAATGCCTTTAAATTAACTTGTGAATACGTTGAGGCTTGTAGTAAAATTGCTATTATAGGATCTAGAATGAAGGGAATGCCTGGAGTAATGGCAAGAATATTAAAAGCATTAACTAAAGAAGATATAGAAGTTTTACAAACAGCGGATTCTCATATGACAATTTGGTGTCTTGTAGAAAGTAAAAATTGTATAAAAGCTATAAATGCTCTTCATAAAGAATTTAAATTAGGATAA
- the purB gene encoding adenylosuccinate lyase: protein MRDSYTSPLGERYASKEMSYLFSQDKKFKTWRKLWVALAESEKELGLNITEDQISELKSHIEDINYDIAKAKEKEIRHDVMSHVYAYGVQCPKAKGIIHLGATSCYVGDNTDLIIMKEALNIIRVKLINVINALSGFALNYKDMPTLGFTHLQPAQLTTVGKRTTLWIEELLMDVQSIDFAIEHCRFRGVKGTTGTQASFMELFEGNGEKVKKLDITVANKMGFEKIFPVTGQTYTRKLDYIVLSALAQVAQSAYKFSNDLRLLQNMKEMEEPFEKNQVGSSAMAYKRNPMRSERIGALSRYIIVNSLNPAITASTQWFERTLDDSANKRIAVSESFLALDGVLNLYLNVSSNLVVYPKVIASHVNRELPFMATENILMEAVKRGGDRQELHEKIRVHSMEAAKRVKEEGLENNLIELIINDKSFNMSEDEIKEAIDPVKFTGRAPMQVVEFVDEYVKPLLLNNKKALGVEAEITV, encoded by the coding sequence ATGAGAGATAGTTATACATCACCATTAGGAGAAAGGTATGCATCTAAAGAAATGTCCTATTTGTTTTCTCAGGATAAAAAATTTAAAACTTGGAGAAAATTATGGGTAGCTCTTGCTGAAAGCGAAAAAGAGTTGGGTCTTAATATAACAGAGGACCAAATAAGTGAATTAAAGTCTCACATAGAGGATATAAACTATGATATAGCTAAAGCTAAAGAAAAAGAAATAAGACATGATGTTATGAGTCATGTATATGCTTATGGTGTTCAATGTCCTAAAGCTAAAGGAATAATACATTTAGGTGCTACTAGTTGTTATGTAGGTGATAATACAGATTTAATAATAATGAAAGAAGCACTAAATATAATTAGAGTTAAATTGATAAATGTAATAAACGCCTTAAGCGGGTTTGCTCTGAATTACAAGGATATGCCTACTTTAGGATTTACTCATTTACAACCGGCTCAGTTAACTACGGTTGGAAAGAGAACTACACTATGGATAGAAGAACTTTTAATGGATGTCCAAAGCATAGATTTTGCTATAGAACATTGTAGATTTAGAGGGGTAAAAGGAACTACTGGAACTCAGGCAAGTTTTATGGAGTTATTTGAGGGTAATGGAGAAAAAGTTAAAAAGCTTGATATTACTGTAGCTAATAAAATGGGATTTGAAAAGATATTTCCAGTAACAGGCCAAACCTATACTAGAAAGCTAGATTACATTGTTTTAAGTGCTTTAGCTCAAGTAGCACAAAGTGCTTATAAATTTAGCAACGATTTAAGATTATTACAAAATATGAAAGAAATGGAAGAACCTTTCGAAAAAAATCAAGTAGGATCTTCTGCAATGGCATATAAGAGAAACCCTATGAGATCAGAAAGAATAGGAGCTCTTTCAAGATATATAATTGTAAATTCACTAAATCCAGCTATAACTGCATCAACTCAATGGTTTGAAAGAACATTAGATGATTCAGCCAACAAGAGAATTGCAGTATCTGAAAGCTTTTTAGCTTTAGATGGAGTATTGAATTTGTACTTAAATGTTTCTAGTAACTTAGTTGTATATCCAAAAGTAATAGCTTCTCATGTAAATCGTGAACTTCCATTTATGGCCACAGAAAATATACTTATGGAAGCTGTTAAACGTGGAGGAGATAGACAGGAACTACACGAAAAAATAAGAGTTCATTCTATGGAAGCCGCTAAGAGGGTTAAAGAAGAAGGATTAGAAAATAATCTTATTGAATTAATAATTAATGATAAATCCTTTAATATGAGTGAAGATGAAATAAAAGAGGCTATAGATCCTGTTAAGTTTACAGGAAGAGCACCAATGCAGGTAGTTGAATTTGTAGATGAATACGTTAAGCCGTTACTTTTAAACAACAAAAAAGCTTTAGGAGTTGAAGCTGAAATAACTGTATAA
- a CDS encoding DNA translocase FtsK codes for MCWAKKSNQKNESDRHNEVKGVVFITFGLLSIFSIYASNSSGIIGKFIRDIFIFTFGVGMYILPFIIIIIGIIYIYTKGNIKVNAKFYAFFIFYINTLFFISMVVMDDYYNGNLFEGVKKIFTSQSVVHGGIFAYIFDVQLYKLFGKLGSYIIFFSIYIICSIIIMNFSLNNLMCNARNRFIKIKKQGLANKFDNLEHKELEPKIEIQEQNNPKDKIKIIDFLKNTNYDGKDEVSDNIAVDEEIKDTNRDNDELSNENINEQLSEVMRKSSEEDELEYNLPSIDLLNINDKLKLKKGDKKGLISSANKLEETLSSFGVEAKVLQVTKGPSVTRYELQPEAGVKVSKIVNLSDDIALNLAASGVRIEAPIPGKSAVGIEVPNKELTPVYIREVVESEEFQNSNKSISFCLGKDIAGKCVVADLSKMPHLLVAGATGSGKSVCINTLIISLLYKYSSRDVRLLLIDPKVVELSVYNGIPHLLIPVVTEPKKAAGALNWAVNEMTRRYKLFAENAVRNIDGYNDLHAKGIVDEKLPSVVIIIDELADLMMVCPGEVEDYIGRLAQMARAAGMHLVIATQRPSVNVITGVIKANIPSRISFAVSSQIDSRTILDSSGAEKLLGKGDMLFYPVGESKPLRIQGAFISEEEVENVVEFIKSQQKDLDYKEEIINQINSSVDKSESDQDELFDEAVDIVLLEGQASTSLLQRKLKIGYNRAARIIEELEDKGVISSRNGSKPRQVLISKDK; via the coding sequence ATGTGTTGGGCAAAAAAGAGTAACCAAAAAAATGAATCGGACAGACATAATGAAGTCAAAGGGGTTGTTTTTATAACTTTTGGATTGCTTTCAATTTTTAGTATCTATGCATCTAATTCATCTGGAATAATTGGAAAATTCATAAGAGATATATTTATTTTTACTTTCGGAGTAGGTATGTATATTTTACCTTTTATTATAATAATCATAGGAATAATATATATATACACTAAGGGAAATATAAAGGTAAATGCTAAATTTTATGCTTTTTTTATATTTTATATAAATACACTATTTTTTATTAGTATGGTAGTTATGGACGATTACTACAATGGAAATTTATTTGAAGGTGTTAAAAAAATATTTACTTCACAAAGTGTTGTGCATGGCGGCATATTTGCGTATATTTTTGATGTGCAATTATATAAATTATTTGGTAAACTGGGAAGTTATATAATATTTTTTTCTATATATATAATTTGCTCTATAATAATAATGAATTTCTCTTTAAACAATTTAATGTGTAATGCAAGGAATAGATTTATAAAAATAAAAAAACAGGGACTTGCAAATAAATTTGACAATTTAGAACATAAAGAATTGGAACCTAAAATTGAAATTCAAGAGCAGAATAACCCAAAAGATAAGATTAAAATTATAGATTTTTTAAAAAATACTAATTATGATGGAAAAGATGAAGTTAGTGATAATATTGCAGTAGACGAGGAAATTAAAGATACAAACAGGGATAATGATGAATTAAGTAATGAAAATATTAATGAGCAATTATCTGAAGTAATGAGAAAAAGTTCAGAAGAAGATGAATTGGAGTATAATTTACCTAGTATAGATCTTCTTAACATTAACGATAAATTAAAATTAAAAAAGGGCGATAAAAAAGGCTTAATAAGTAGTGCAAACAAATTAGAAGAAACTTTAAGCAGTTTTGGCGTAGAAGCAAAAGTATTACAAGTCACTAAAGGTCCTTCAGTTACAAGATATGAGTTGCAACCAGAAGCCGGAGTTAAGGTAAGCAAAATAGTTAACTTATCTGATGACATAGCGCTTAATTTAGCTGCTTCAGGAGTGAGAATAGAAGCACCAATACCGGGTAAATCGGCAGTTGGTATTGAGGTTCCCAATAAAGAATTAACACCTGTTTATATAAGAGAAGTAGTTGAAAGCGAGGAATTTCAAAATTCAAATAAGTCAATATCATTTTGCCTTGGCAAGGATATTGCAGGGAAATGTGTTGTAGCAGATTTAAGTAAAATGCCACATTTATTGGTAGCTGGGGCTACTGGTTCAGGAAAGAGTGTGTGTATTAACACTTTAATCATAAGTTTACTATATAAATACTCTTCAAGGGATGTAAGGTTACTTTTAATTGACCCTAAAGTAGTTGAATTAAGCGTATATAATGGAATACCGCATCTTTTAATACCAGTTGTAACAGAACCCAAGAAAGCTGCTGGAGCCTTAAATTGGGCCGTAAATGAAATGACCAGAAGATATAAATTATTTGCTGAAAATGCTGTTAGAAATATAGATGGTTATAATGATCTTCATGCTAAGGGAATTGTAGATGAAAAACTTCCTTCTGTAGTAATAATTATAGATGAGTTAGCGGATCTTATGATGGTGTGTCCCGGAGAAGTAGAGGACTATATAGGTAGATTAGCCCAAATGGCTAGGGCTGCAGGCATGCATTTAGTTATTGCAACTCAAAGGCCTTCAGTAAACGTAATAACAGGAGTAATTAAGGCCAACATACCTTCTAGAATTTCTTTTGCAGTTTCCAGCCAAATTGATTCTAGAACAATTTTAGATTCTTCAGGTGCTGAAAAATTGCTAGGAAAAGGTGATATGCTTTTTTATCCTGTTGGTGAGTCAAAACCTTTAAGAATACAAGGAGCATTTATTTCAGAAGAAGAGGTTGAAAATGTAGTAGAATTTATTAAATCTCAGCAAAAGGATTTAGATTATAAGGAGGAGATAATAAATCAAATTAATTCAAGTGTAGATAAGAGTGAAAGTGATCAAGATGAATTATTTGATGAGGCTGTAGATATAGTATTACTTGAAGGACAAGCATCTACATCACTATTGCAAAGGAAATTAAAAATAGGATATAATAGAGCTGCTAGAATAATTGAGGAACTAGAGGATAAAGGAGTAATTTCTTCTAGAAATGGTAGTAAGCCAAGGCAAGTTTTAATTAGCAAAGATAAATAG
- a CDS encoding HPr family phosphocarrier protein, which produces MVTKEVVVKSSTGLHARPATLIVKKASSFKSDVSIEYNGKKANVKSLIGVLSLGVTSGANVKVIASGDDETLALEEMVKLIETIEE; this is translated from the coding sequence ATGGTAACTAAAGAAGTAGTAGTTAAAAGTTCAACAGGATTGCATGCTAGACCTGCAACCTTAATAGTTAAGAAGGCATCTTCTTTTAAATCAGATGTAAGTATCGAGTATAATGGAAAGAAAGCAAACGTTAAGAGCTTAATAGGAGTATTGTCTTTAGGCGTTACTAGTGGAGCTAATGTAAAGGTTATTGCTTCTGGCGACGATGAGACTTTAGCACTAGAAGAAATGGTTAAATTAATAGAGACGATAGAAGAATAA
- a CDS encoding PTS glucose transporter subunit IIA, with protein sequence MIKGVDLYLPIMGDILSLTNVEDYLFRRKILGEGVVIKPKDNVIFSPVDGEIELVYNTKHAILLKTVEGLKILIHLGLNTTNLEKLKIKSFIKTGDKVKRGDKLLTFDKINLNNGNEITIPVVIINTEIIKALDINYNAFEKESILMKAQLYMGCK encoded by the coding sequence ATGATAAAAGGAGTAGACTTGTATTTGCCAATTATGGGTGATATATTGTCTTTAACAAATGTTGAAGATTACCTTTTTAGAAGAAAGATATTAGGAGAAGGTGTAGTCATAAAACCAAAAGATAATGTCATATTCTCACCAGTAGATGGTGAAATAGAGTTAGTTTATAATACAAAACATGCTATTTTACTCAAAACTGTGGAAGGGCTTAAGATTCTAATTCACTTAGGATTAAATACCACAAATTTAGAAAAATTAAAAATAAAATCTTTTATAAAAACTGGCGATAAAGTAAAAAGGGGAGACAAACTATTAACATTTGATAAAATTAATTTAAACAATGGAAATGAAATAACTATACCTGTAGTTATTATAAATACAGAAATAATAAAAGCACTAGATATAAATTATAATGCTTTTGAAAAAGAATCTATACTTATGAAAGCTCAGCTATATATGGGGTGTAAATAA
- the pgsA gene encoding CDP-diacylglycerol--glycerol-3-phosphate 3-phosphatidyltransferase: MNLANKLTLIRIFLIPIFLVFITIKDIPYGTTIATAIFIGASLTDKLDGYIARSRNQITRFGKFMDPLADKLLVTAALVSLVEFHIISSWVAVIIIAREFAVTGLRTIAASDGIILAASWWGKIKTATQMVAIIISLIGKSYPTEFFIVLSKVTIGLAVIATIVSGVDYFIKNKNVLNFDK, from the coding sequence ATGAATCTTGCTAATAAGTTAACTTTAATTAGAATTTTTTTAATACCGATTTTTCTTGTTTTTATCACAATTAAAGATATACCCTATGGAACTACCATAGCAACTGCCATATTTATTGGTGCATCTTTAACTGATAAATTAGATGGATATATTGCAAGAAGTAGAAATCAAATAACACGCTTTGGAAAATTCATGGATCCTTTAGCAGATAAATTACTAGTTACTGCAGCTTTAGTTTCTTTAGTGGAATTCCATATTATAAGCAGCTGGGTAGCAGTCATAATAATAGCTAGAGAATTTGCGGTAACAGGACTAAGAACTATTGCAGCTTCAGATGGAATAATTTTAGCTGCAAGTTGGTGGGGGAAAATTAAAACTGCAACTCAGATGGTTGCTATAATTATTTCTTTAATCGGCAAAAGTTATCCTACTGAATTTTTTATAGTTTTATCTAAGGTAACTATAGGCTTAGCCGTTATTGCCACAATAGTATCAGGAGTGGACTATTTTATCAAAAATAAAAATGTATTAAATTTTGATAAATGA